In Streptomyces venezuelae, the sequence GGTATTCGGGGGCATTAACGCCGACGATACCGGGAGCGTTACGGTCCACGATGACGCCCCGAATTGACACATCGAGCATTACGCCGGGGCGGGGTGCAGTATCGTAAGTTCCGGAACTTACGGAACATGCGAAGGCGGCGCGCCCCAGGGCGCGCACGCCAGAGGCCCGACGCGGCATCCTCACCGCGCCGGGCCGACCCCGGAGACGGCCCCCCGGACGTGATTTCAGCACGTCCGGGGCGGCTATCCCCGCAGCGCGCGCACGAGTTGTGCGCCGTAGGCCAGCAGGGCCACGATCGGAACGGCGCCTCGCGCCGTCCACCTGACCCGGGCCACCAACCGACGCAGTCGATTACGCCGCGGCGGCCTGCCGCCTCCTTCGTCAGGGTCCTTCACGGCACCCCTTCCTTCACCTCGGGGACCGGTCCGCAGCCGCGGACCTTCGGCACGTCGTGGCACTGCGGCAACGCACCGAAGGGCAGCAGCAGAACGCCACCGACCCAGAGGATGCAACAGGGAAACAATAGCCACTTGCGAAGCCACGGGACAGCCGAAGCAGAGAATTCCGAAATTCACGGACACCTCAAATCCGCACATCGTTCGGCGAATTCGAACATCCACGGTGGCAGCGCGTCGGCGACCGCCGCACTCCGAGGCGGCAGAGCGCGTTCGGTCACCCCGGGCCGCCCGGCCGCGTGACGAAGGGACGCCTCCCCCAGCGCCCGAGTCGACGTGAGCGCCGGCCCAGGCTTTACCGGAAAAACTGTTGAATCCGGTCCCAGTGTCCGGAAATCCTCGGCCAGTTTGGCGATCTGGGTACTGATGTTTCATCATCATGACTGCACGTCAGTTCTCGGCGTGCAGTCAGAGGGATACGGGGGCGCCGGGGGGTCCCCCGTTCACCGGCTCGATCCCGCAGGCGAGTTCCCGTTCTCGCCGCGCCCCGCCGTGACTCCCCTTCCCGTTCCCGTCATCCAGGCAAAGGCTCATGTCCGCCCAGCAGCTCTCGGACCTCATACGTTTCGCCCGCCACAACTCGCCCTACTACCGGGACCTCTACGCGTCCCTGCCCGCGCACGTCGACCGCCTCACCGACCTGCCGGTGGTCGACCAGCAGGAGTTCTGGGCGGCCAACGCCCTGCACGACAGCCAGGTGCTGACCGGCCCGCTCAGCGAGGCCACCGTCTACAAGACCGGCGGCACCACCGGGTCCCCCAAGTTCTCCGTGTACACCCGCGACGAGTGGCGCACGTTCGTCACCGCCTTCGGCGAGGGACTCGTGGACGCCGGCCTGCGCCCGGGGCACCGGGTCGCCGATCTCTTCTACGCCGGGGAGCTGTACGCCAGCTTCCTCTTCGTCCTCGACTCGCTCGCCCACGCGCCCGTGGACAACGTCCGCCTGCCCATCGGCGGCGGTGCACCGCCGGAATCCACGATCCCCACGCTGTGCGATCTCTCCGCCCACGTGCTGACCGGCACGACCACCACCCTGTGCCGGCTCGCCGAGCAGGTCGTCTCGTCCGGTGCCCGGCTCGATTCGGTGGAGTTGCTCCTCTTCGGCGGCGAGGCCCTCTTCGACGACCAGCGGCGGCTGCTGGCCGCGGCGTTCCCCGGCGCCGAGGCGCGTTCCGTCGGATACGCGAGCGTCGACGCGGGCCTGCTCGGCCGCCCGGTGCCCGGCACCGACGCCCGGGTGCACCGGGCCTTCACCCCCTACTCGGTGGTCGAGATCCTCGACGACTCCACCGGCGAACCCATCACCGAACCGGGTCGGCCGGGCCGGGTCGTCGTCACCAGCCTGTTCCGCCGGCTCATGCCGATCATCCGCTACCCCGCCGGTGACCGGGCCGAGTGGACCGGCACCGGGCAGGGCCACTTCCGGATCCTCGGGCGCGCCGAGGAGGGTGTGCGCGTGGGCCCCGTCTCCCTCTACACGCAG encodes:
- a CDS encoding phenylacetate--CoA ligase family protein: MSAQQLSDLIRFARHNSPYYRDLYASLPAHVDRLTDLPVVDQQEFWAANALHDSQVLTGPLSEATVYKTGGTTGSPKFSVYTRDEWRTFVTAFGEGLVDAGLRPGHRVADLFYAGELYASFLFVLDSLAHAPVDNVRLPIGGGAPPESTIPTLCDLSAHVLTGTTTTLCRLAEQVVSSGARLDSVELLLFGGEALFDDQRRLLAAAFPGAEARSVGYASVDAGLLGRPVPGTDARVHRAFTPYSVVEILDDSTGEPITEPGRPGRVVVTSLFRRLMPIIRYPAGDRAEWTGTGQGHFRILGRAEEGVRVGPVSLYTQDAQDAVAAADTEGHVVGMQLVVRRWDGRDGLVLRLATAPGDDTGDRVTGSGRAALAEAVVAELETARPLYPDSVRAGFVHPLSVEWARHRDLAVNPRSGKLVRVLDERPTA